Sequence from the Streptomyces sp. NBC_00440 genome:
CGTACGGTCCGCGACTTCACCGACGAGCCGGTGGACCCGGGCGCGGTGCGCCGGGCGGTCGCCGCGGCGGTCACCGCGCCGGCCCCGCACCACACGACGCCGTGGCGTTTCGTCCTGCTGGAGTCGGCGGCGGCGCGCACCCGGCTGCTGGACGCGATGCGGGACGCGTGGATCGCGGATCTGCGGCGAGACGGCAAGTCGGACGAGTCCATCGCCAAACGGGTGCGCCGCGGTGAAGTGCTGTGGCGGGCACCGTACTTGGCGGTGCCCTGCATGGTGCTCGACGGCTCGCACACGTACGGGGACGACCGGCGGGACGCGGCCGAGCGCGAGATGTTCTCCGTCGCGACCGGTGCGGGCGTGCAGAACTTCCTGGTGGCGCTCGCGGGTGAGCGGCTGGGGTCCGCCTGGGTCTCTTCGACGATGTTCTGCCGGGACGTGGTGCGGGAGGTGCTGGCGCTGCCCGCGGAGTGGGAGCCGATGGGGGCTGTGGCGGTCGGGCATCCGGCCACGCCTGCGGCTCCGCGCCCGGGGCGCGATGTGGAGGCGTTCATCACGGTGCGGTGAGCCTTGTGGCGGGGTGCGGGGCCGCGGGTGCGGTGTGGTGCCCCGCGGGCGGTCACAGCCGCGCGATGTCCGTTCGTGGCATCTTCGGTGTGCGTCTCTGCGGTACCCGGCCCGTCAGCAGGATCAGCCGGACCGCACGGTGGCGCTGGCCCGCGTACGGTTCCAGGAGTTCCAGCATCCCGTCGTCGTCCACGCCCCGGCGCCCCGTGAGCGCGTAGCCGACGATGCCCGGCAGATGCAGGTCGCCGACCGTGACCGCGTCCGGTGCTCCGATGGCGCGCTGGAGCGTCTCCGCCGAGGTCCAGGGGCCGATGCCGGGAATCAGTTCCAGGCGGCGGGCCGCGTCGGCCGGTGCCATCGCCGTCGCTTCCTCAAGCCGGCGGGCCACCCGTACCGCACGCAGGATCGTGGACGCGCGCTTGTTGTCGACGCCCGCGCGGTGCCACTCCCAGGACGGGATGAGCGACCAGCCGCGCGGGTCCGGCATCACGTACATGTGCTCCGGCGCCGGGCCCGGCGCCGGTGTGCCGGACGCGCGGAGCAGCCGGCGCCAGGCGCGGTACGCCTCGTCGGCCGTGACCTTCTGCTCCAGGACCGAGGGGATCAGCGACTCCAGGACCAGACCGGTGCGGCAGAGCCTGAGGTGGGGGCGGCGGCGGTGCGCGTCGGCGACCAGCCGGTGGCGCGGTACGAAGTCCGACGGGTCGTCCAGCTCACCCAGCAGCCCGGGAAGCCCCGCGAGCAGCCAGTCGGCGCCGGGGCCCCAGGCCTCCGCCCCGTCCACGGTGATCCGGAGTGTGCCGGGCCCCTGCGGCGTACGGCTGGCCCGCCACACCGCGCCGTCCGGTGTCGTCCGGTACGTGGGGTCCCAGGGGCCACGGCGGAGCACCCCGAGGACCAGAGCGAGGTCGACGGGGCTGTACTGACCCGGGGCCCGGGCGATGAAACGTCCTGCCACTCCGTAGAGGCTACTGGTCCGACGAGAAACGCACGGAGCCGTCGGGCAGCACGGCCCCGCACCAGATCCGTATCCCGGCGCGCAGCTCGTTGTCCGCGCCCACCCGTGCGCCGTCGCCGATCACCGCGCCGGTCAGCACCGAGCGGGCCCCGATCCGGGCACCGGCCCCGATCAGTGAGTCGGTGACCACCGCCCCCGGCTCGACGACCGCGTGGTCGAGGACCGTGCTGCCGTCGATCCTGGCGCCCTCGCCGACGACCGCGCCCGCACCGATCACCGTGCCGCCCGTCACCTTGGCGTCGGGCGCCACCGTGGCGCTGTCCAGGATCAGCCCTTCGCCGCAGCGGCCCGGAACGGCCGGGGACGGGGCGTGGCCGAGTACGAGGTCGGCCGAGCCGCGCACGAAGGCCTGCGGGGTGCCCAGGTCGAGCCAGTAGGTGGAGTCGACCATGCCCTGGAGGTGGGCGCCCGAGCCGAGCAGGCCGGGGAAGGTCTCCCGTTCCACCGAGACCGGCCGCCCGGCCGGGATGGTGTCGATGACCGAGCGCGTGAAGACGTACGCGCCCGCGTTGATCTGGTCGGTGACGATCTCCTCGGGCGTCTGCGGCTTCTCCAGGAAGGCCGTCACCCGGCCGGTCACGTCCGTGGGGACGAGCCCGAAGGCGCGCGGGTCCTCCACCCGGGTGAGGTGGAGGGAGACGTCGGCGCCCGAGGTCTCGTGGGTGGTGACGAGGGCCTCGATGTCCAGACCGGTGAGGATGTCCCCGTTGAAGATGAGGACCGGCTCGTCCGGACCCGAGTGCAGGCGTTCCGCGACGTTGCGGATGGCGCCGCCCGTACCCAGCGGCTCCTCCTCGGTGACGTACTCCAGGTGCAGGCCCAGGGCGGACCCGTCGCCGAAGTACGGCTCGAAGACCTCCGCGAGGTACGACGTGGCGAGCACGATGTGATCGACCCCGGCGGCCCGTGCGCGGACCAGCTGGTGGGTGAGGAACGGGACTCCCGCCGCCGGGACCATCGGTTTGGGTGTGTTGACCGTGAGCGGCCGCAGCCGCGTGCCCTTGCCGCCGACCAGGAGAATCGCTTCTGTCACCTTGACGTCTCTGCTTCCTGCTGGGGCGGGCCGTGAACGGCTGGCCAGTGTATGCAGACGGTGAAGTGCGGATGCGGGCAGGCCGTACGGAGTTGCGGTTGCGGGCAAGGCCGTACGGAGCTGCCGGGACTCAGCGGCCCTGGTAGCGGGCGGCTGCGGTGCGGATCTCGCCGAGCTTGTCGTAGAGCTTGGCTCCCGGGCACTCGGTGGCGAATCCGTCACGGTGTCCGGAGATCACGTTCAGCTCCGCCTCGGTGCCCTTGTCGTAGCGGTTGCCGCCGTCGGACACCAGGGTGGCCTTCCCCTCCGGGTCGGCGCCGGTCAGCCCGAGCTTCCACGCCGTGAAGCGGGAGAGCGCGGTGACGGCGGCGGCGGACGGCTCGGTCGATGTGAAGGTGCCGATGACGGCGACGCCGGTGCTGTCGGCGTTGAACCCGAGGGTGTGGGCGCCCATCACGGGCTTGGTCACCCCGCCCGCGCGGCCCTCGTAGATGGTTCCGCACTTGTCGATGGCGAAGTTGTAGCCGATGTCCCGCCAGCCGAGGCTCTTCACGTGGTAGCGGTACATGCTTCGCAGCAGCGCGGGGGCCTGCTCACAGGTGTAGTTGTTGCCCGTCGCGGTGTGGTGGACGAACGCGACCTTCACGGTGTCCGTGTAGCTGAACCCGGACTCGCGGACGCTCTCGTCGGCGCCCCATCCCTGGCGGGTGACGATGCGCGGCCGGGGCGCGACGTAGGGGCCCGCCTTGGCACCGGTGGACTCCAGCTCGGCGACGGTGGCTTCTTTGCTGAGGGCGGGCAGTTCGGTGGGGTCGGGCTGGGTGGCGGTCTTGGAGCCGGCGGTGTGCGGGCGGGCTGCGGTGGGGTCGGCCGCCGTCGGGTCGGCCGCTGTGGGATCAGCCGCGGTCGGGTCGGCCGCGGTCGGGTCGGCCGCGGTGGGATCGGTTGCGGTCGGCTCAGTCGCTGTGGGGTCGGACGCGGTCGGGTCGGCCGCGGTGGGGTCAGCCGGTTGTGGCTTCGGCTTCGGCTTCGGGTCGGGGCCCGGGTCGACGAGGTCCAGCCGCAGTCCCTTCGGCAGCGGCTCGGCCGCGCGGGTGGAACCGGTGGGCGCCTTGGCACGTACGCGGACCTGGACCGCGTCCGAGTTGCCCACCCAGAGCGGGGCGGTGGAGCCGCGCACGGCCGAGGACTCGGCCTCCGCCGTGGCGGGGTCGGGCGCATGGCCGTCGTTCTGGGCCTGGACGGACTGCCAGCCCGTCCAGGCCGTGGAGCCCACGGGACGGGTCCGTACCTGGACGGTGCCGTTCAGGTGAGCGTTCTTGTCGCTCCAGACCACGCCGACCAGCGAGAACGGTTTGACCTTCTGCCTGGACAGACCGGCGGTGGCCGAGGTGTCCGTGGAGCGGTCGGCGGAGACCGGGTTGAGCCGCAGCGACTGGGTGGAGCCGGGGAACGTCGTGGCCGGTGAGTCGGCGCGTGGCGTGACCGCGCCGGCCGGTGCGGCGGTCGGGAGGGCAAGCGCAGCGGCACATGCCACGGCGATCGAGGCGGAGAGCACAGAGGCAGTCATAGGAGCACGCATAGCTACGATTTGGACATACCCACCTGTCCCTGTCCATCCCGCAACTGACGCCGTATCGGCTCACAGGCGGGTCGGACGAGCCGATACGGCGTCACGGATTCCGCGGAGGCAGCCCTCCCCGGCACGCCCCGCGACGTACGCTTCGCGCATGACTGCCAGCGACCACACCCCCGCCGACCTGCTGCGTTCCGCACTTGCCCTGGAACCGGCGCGCCCGCTTGTCACGTTCTACGACGATGCGACCGGCGAGCGCGTCGAACTTTCCGTGGCCACCTTCGCCAATTGGGTGGCCAAGACGGCGAATCTGCTCCAGGGCGAGCTGTCGGCGGAGCCGGGCGACCGGCTCGCTCTGCTGCTCCCGGCGCACTGGCAGAGCGCCGTCTGGCTGCTCGCCTGTTCGTCGGTGGGCGTACTCGCCGACATCGGCGGCGACCCGGCCGGGGCCGACCTGGTGGTCAGCGGCCCCGACACCCTGGAGCAGGCGCGCGCCTGCGGCGGGGAGCGGGTGGCGCTGGCGCTGCGTCCGCTCGGCGGCCGCTTCCCGCAGCCGCCGGCCGGCTTCGCCGACTACGCGGTCGAGGTCCCCAGCCAGGGCGACCGCTTCGTGCCGTACGCCCCGGTCGACCCGGACGCGCCCGCGCTCGCGGTCGGCGGGACCGAGCTGTCCGGTGCGCAGGTGGTGGACCGGGCCATGCACGACGCGGCGGGCGTCGGACTCGCCCCGGGCGCACGGCTGCTGTCGGGGCGGCCGTACGACAGCTGGGACGGCCTCTCGACCGGTCTCTACGCCCCGCTCGCGGCGGGCGCGTCGGTGGTGCTCTGCCGCAACCTCGGGCAACTGTCCGACGGCGACCTCGAAAAGCGCGTCGAGAGCGAGCGGGTCACCCACTCCGTCGCACACTGAAACAAGGGGGTCACGCACTCGGTCGGGCACTGAAGCAGGCACGGCACCCACTCCGTCACGTACCGACCGGCCACCCGTCTGGCCCACCGCAGGACGAGCCCCCAGGATCAGGCGCGGTCTCCGGTACATGATCAGGAGAGAGCACAACCACGCGCGCGGTTCAGTCGCCCGTCCGTTCGATCGGCGGCCCAGCGCGTCGCCGACTCCGTGAAGGATGGACGCAGACGTGACCGACAGTGCTGGCACGCCCGACGACGAGCCGCAGACGGACGCCCAGGACACGGACCCGTCGAGCGCCGCCCCCGAGCCGCCGAACCGGCGCAAGCGGCACTGGGTGCGCTGGGCCGCCCTCGGAGTCGCGTTCCTCGTGCTCGTCGCCGCGGGCGCCGGCTGGTGGTTCTACAACAAGCTCGACCACAACATCAGGACGGACAACACCGCGACCGCCGAGCTCCGCGCGTACGAGAAGGAGCGCCCCGCCCCCGTCGCGAACGGCGCCGAGAACATCCTGCTCATCGGGTCCGACTCGCGCGCGGGCGACAACAAGAAGTACGGCAGGGACGAGGGTTCGCAGCGTTCCGACACCACGATCCTGCTGCACCTGTCCACCGACAAGAAGAACGCGACGGCGGTCTCCCTGCCGCGCGACCTGATGTCGCACGTGCCGAGCTGCATCACGGCGAACAAGACCCGTACGAAGAAGCAGTTCGTGCAGTTCAACTGGGCTTACGAGTTCGGCGGCACCGCCTGCACCGTCCGCACCGTGGAGAACATGACCGGGATCCGGATCGACCACTACATGGTGGTCGACTTCAACGGCTTCAAGGGCATGGTCGACGCGGTCGACGGCGTCGAGGTCTGCCTCAAGAAGCCGGTGGACGACAAGGACGCCCACCTCAAGCTGCCCGCGGGCCGCCAGACGCTCAACGGGGAGCAGGCGCTCGGATACGTACGCGTCCGGCACTCCATCGGCAACGGCAGCGACACCGAACGCATGCAGCGCCAGCAGGAGTTCCTCGGTTCGCTGGTGAAGAAGGTGCAGAGCAACGGCGTCCTGCTGAACCCGACGCGGCTCTACCCGGTGCTGGACGCGGCGACCAAGTCGCTGACCACGGACCCCGGTCTGGACACGCTCAAGGACCTGTACGACCTGACGCGGCGGCTGCGCGGCATCCCCACCGACCGGGTCCAGTTCCTGACAGTGCCGCGTGAGCCGTACACCGCCAACCGCAACCGCGACCAGCTCGTACAGCCGGACGCGAACCGGCTCTTCAAGCGGCTCCGTGACGACGACCCGGTCACCGTGACGAAGGGCAGCACCGGCACCTTCGCGGGGACCCCGGGCGCGGAGAGCACCGCAGGCGCAGCGGGCGCCGGCGGGAAGGGCAAACCGTCTCCTTCTCCGCAGGCCACTTTCCCGGGGACGAATGCGGCTGCCGCGGCCTGCGGGTAAACAATTCTCAAACCCGTATCCGCAGGACATGTGGATTGGGTGGTATGCCCAGTTGTAAGCGCCAAGGAATGTGTCCCGGACGTCGCTGGACATTGATCCGGGCAGATAGTGTGACGCGATCCGGTGCGTCCGGCCATGTGGTCGCGCACTGCAGGACGAAAGACCGAGCGCCCGGGGGGAGGGCGCCTCGCGTGGCACCGACGGAGGACACAGGCAACCGTGGACGCGCATAGCCGTGGTCGGGACGATATCGACCCCGCAGACCAGTGGGTGCTCAACCCGGAAACCGGCAATTACGAACTGCGACTGAACCCCTCCGGACCGCAGTCGGGGGACAGATCGCCGTCCGGTTCCGAGCCCGCGACCGGCCGCACACGGCGCAGGGATTCATTGCCCGAGCAGTCCTCGCGCAGGCGCTCGCAGCAGCAGTCGCCGCCGCAGTCGCCGCGCCGCGACGTGCCCGGCCAGCGCAGCCGCCGGGCCGGGGGCAACGGCCAGGACGGCGGTCCCGGGAGCGGGCCGCAGACGGCGGCCGGCCGCCGGAAGCGCAAGCAGCAGAAGTCGCGCAGGAAAAAGGCGCTGATGTGGACCGGCGGCGTGACGGCCTTCGTCCTCGTCGGCGGCTCCGTCGCCACGTATCTGCTCTACGAGCACTTCAACAACAACATCAACAAGATCGATGTGGTCGGCGGTACCTCGGGGTCCACCAAGGACCGGGCCGTCAACATCCTGCTGATCGGTACGGACAAGCGCACCGGCAAGGGCAACGAGGGCTACGGCGACAAGGGGAGCGTCGGCCACGCCGACACGAACATCCTCTTCCACGTCTCCAAGGACCGGACGAACGCGACCGCGCTCTCCATCCCCCGCGACCTGATCACCGACATCCCGGACTGCCAGGTCAAGCAGCCCGACGGGTCGACCAGGACGATCCCCGGTACGCCGCAGGTCCGCTTCAACACCAGTCTGGGGCAGGACGACCGCGACCCCGGCTGCACCATGAAGACGGTCAAGGCAATAACTGGTCTGACGGTCGATCACTTCATGATGGCCGACTTCAACGCCATCAAGACGCTCAGCACCGCGGTGGGCGGCGTCGACGTCTGTGTGGCGCACCCCGTGGACGACAAGGAGTCGCATCTCAAGCTCCCGGCGGGGACGTCCAAGGTCGAGGGCGAGCAGGCGCTGGCCTTCGTCAGGACCCGGCACAGCTTCGGCAACCAGGGCGACCTGGACCGCATCAAGGTGCAGCAGCAGTTCCTGGGTTCGCTGATACGCAAGATGACATCGGGTGACACGCTGACCAGCCCCTCCAAGCTCTACAGCCTGGCGAACGCGGCGACCAAGGCGCTCACCGTCGACAGCGGCATCGGGAGCATCGACCGCCTCAAGAGCCTCGCGCTGGACCTGAAGTCGGTGAACCCGAAGAACGTCACCTTCACCACGCTGCCGGTCCTCGACAACCCGGCGGAGAAGGTCCACGCCACCGTCGTCGTGAACCACGCCCAGGCGGACCCGCTGTTCTCGATGATGCGCGACGACGTCTCGCTCACCGAGGTCAAGAAGGAGAAGAAGGCGGCCGCGGGCAAGCAGGAGGCGCTCCTCAAGGGTTCGCAGGCCAACGCGTCCGACGTCCGGGTCAAGGTGCTCAACGGCGGGGCCCAGCCGGGATCGGCGCAGACCACGCTGACCTGGTTGCAGAACACCGAGGGCGTTCTGAAGTCGGAGAACGGCGGCAACTACAAGCCCGATCTGGCCAAGACGACCCTCACCTACGCGCCGAACCAGGCGGACCAGGCCCGCAAGCTCGCCGACATCATGGGGCTGCCCGCGTCGGCGCTCAAGCCGGGCACGAAGGACTCCGTGGGGCTCACCCCGATGACGCTCGTCCTCGGGGCGGACTTCAAGGCCGCCGGCACGCCGATCGCAGCGCCGACGAAGGCGCCGGCCGACATACAGAAGGTCGAAGCCGACAAGAGCATATGCGCCAGGTGACGCCAGGTCACCGGGCCATACCTATACCTGAGTAGCAGGGGGGACCTGGTGGGACAGAGCAGCACGCGAGGGGAGGGGACTCGGCCTCGCAGTCCGGGGGCGGGCCAACTCGGCTGGGACGAGAGCCTGTACAAGCAGGAGGGCGCCCGGCCGTCCCCCGCCGGCCCGGGGGGCGGCGGCGGGAGTCACCGGCAGCAGACGTCGCGGCGGCGCGCGCGGCGCGGGAAACGCCGAATACTCCGCTGGGTGGCGGGCGCAGCGGCACTGCTGATCATCGGCACTGCGGGCGCGGGATATCTCTACTACCGCCACCTGAACGGAAATCTGCAGAAGAGCGCCCTCAACCTCGGCGACCACCAGGCCCCGAAGCCGACAGCCAACGCGGCGGGCCAGACCCCGCTGAACATCCTGCTGATCGGCTCGGACGCGCGGGACTCCAAGGAGAACCAGAAGCTCGGTGGCGCCAAGAACACCTTCGGCGGCACTCCCCTGGCGGATGTGCAGATGTTGCTGCACCTGTCGGCCGACCGCAGCAACATGTCGGTCGTCAGCCTGCCGCGCGACACCGTGCTGAAGATCCCCAAGTGCACGGACGAGCAGGGCAAGACCTATCAGGCGACGGGCTGGACCCTGGCCAACGAGTCGCTCGGCCGCGGCGGTCCCGGCTGCACCGTCGCCACCTGGGAATCTCTTACCGGCATCCACATCGACCACTTCATGAAGATCGATTTCTCCGGTGTGGTCTCCATGGCCGACGCGATCGGCGGGGTGCCGGTCTGCGTGGACGCCAATGTGTACTCGCACACCCATGACGGCCACGGCTCGGGGCTCAAGCTGAAGAAGGGCACCACGTCGGTCAAGGGGCAGCAGGCGCTCCAGTGGCTGCGGACGCGGTACGGATTCTGGCCGGACACCGACGTCGTACGGACCAAGGCCCAGCACGAGTACATGAATTCCATGGTCCGCCGGCTGCGCGAGGGCACCAAGCTCACCGACCCGGGGAAGCTCATCGACCTCGCCGAGGCGGCCACCAACGCGCTCAAGGTCGACACCGGGATCGACACGGGCAAGAAGCTGTACGACCTCGCAGGGGAGCTCCAGAAGGTCCCGACCTCGCGGATCACCATGACGACCATGCCGAACGTGAACTCCGTACGGCCCGGGTTCGAGCAGAAGGTCGACCCGAAGCCGGGTGACGCGGACAAGCTGTTCGCCATGGTCAGGAACGACACCCCGCTGGACGGCAAGGGCTCGAAGAAGAAGCCCGCCGAGAAGGTCTCCAAGGATCCGGCGGCGCCCAAGGGCGACATCGGCATCACCGTGCGGAACGGCACGGCGGGCGACGGCGGGCTGCCGTCGAAGGGCCGGGCGGGCGAGATCGCAACGCTGCTGACCGGGCAGGGCTTCTCGCGCGCCGTGGCCGATCAGACGCTGGATCCGCAGAAGAACACCGAGGTGCTCTTCCCCAGCGCCGATCTGGAGGGCGACGCCCAGGCGGTGGCGAAGGCCCTGGGCGTTCCGTTGAAGTCCGCCAAGAAGTCCACCCAGGTCACCGGGGTCACGGTGGTCGTCGGAAGCGACTGGCGTACGGGCACGGTCTACCCCAAGTCCACGGCGGACGACGGGAAGACGCCGGAATCCGCCAACGCACTGCGCGGGGACGACAAGTCGGCGTGCATGCATGTCGACCCGGCGTACACCTGGTAGCCCGGGTCCGCAGGCAGGAGCCCACACGGGAAAGGGCCGGTCCTGACCGCCTCACGGCGGCCGGACCGGCCCTTTCGCCATGCTCAGACGGCGGTGCGGACCGCCGGGCGGCGGCTGGCGATGACCTTGCGGGCCAGCGCGCGCGGGCTGGTCAGGAAGCCGAAGCCCCAGCACATGTGCATGGTGGCCAGGGCCACCGGGATCTGCACCCGCGCCTTCGCCGGGAGACCCTTGCCGGCCGGCAGCGAGCCCGCCACGATGGCCGCGGCATAGCCGGCCGGCACCAGGAAGGCCCACGGGGTGACGGCCGCACCGACCACGATGCCCGCCGCGATCGCGCAGACCGCGGTCGGCGGGGCGAGGTAGCGGAGGTTGATCGAGCCCTCGTGGTAGCGGGCGACGACATGGCGCCAGCGGCCGTAGTCCTTGTACTGCTTGGCGAGCGCCCGGACCGAGGGGCGCGGGCGGTACTGGACGCGCAGCTCGGGCGAGAACCAGATCAGGCCGCCGGCCTCGCGGATCCGGAAGTTCAGCTCCCAGTCCTGGGCGCGGATGAACTCCTCGTTGTACCCGCCCTGCTGCTCCAGCGCCTCGCGCCGGAAGACACCCAGGTAGACGGTCTCGGCGGGGGCCGCCCTGCCGCCGGTGTGGAACGCCGCGTTGCCGACGCCGATCTTGGAGGTCATCGCGGCGGCGACCGCGTCCTCCCAGGCGTTCTCGCCCTCGGCGTGCATGATCCCGCCGACGTTCATCGCGCCGGTCTCCTCCAGCAGGCGGACCGCGGTGGCGATGTAGTTGGGCGAGAGCATTCCGTGGCCGTCGACGCGCACCACGACGGGGTGGCTGGACGCCTTGATGGCGGCGTTGAGTGCGGCGGGTGTACGGCCGGTGGGGTTGGCGACGGTGTGGACCCGGGGGTCCTCCCGTACCAGCTCGGCGGCGATCTCCTCGGTGCGGTCGGACGACGGGCCGATGGCGATCACCACCTCCATCTCGCCGTCGTACTCCTGCTCCAGGATGTGGCGGACCGAGTTGCGCAGATGCCGCTCCTCGTTGAGGACCGGCATGATCACAGAAACGGCGGGCGTGGCGGGCGTGGCGGGCGTGGCGTCCATAGGACGGTCACGTTACCGCGAACGAGGGACACCGGGCGCGTCGGCCGGGTGGCCTACCCGGGATGTTGATCACAGCGGCCTACCGTGGTCGCTTCCCTGCCCGTCCCCCGCGGAGGTGTCCCAGTTTCCGCCGTGCCCCCGCCCCGCCGCCGAAGGCCGCCGCCGCGCCGCCCGCCCCGCCCCCGCTGGGGTATGCGCATCACCACCACGCTGTCCGTCCTGGTGCTGGGCGCCGGGGGAATCGGCCATGCGCTCATCGGCGAGCTGGACGGCATCGGCCGCATCGACCCGTTCAAGGACATGAAGAACCGTCCCGCGCCGGGACGCGGCATGAACGTGCTCCTCGTCGGCACCGACGGCCGCGACAAGATCACGCCGGCGGAGAAGCGGAAGTACCACCTGGGCGGTGCCCCCTGCCACTGCACCGACACGATCATGCTCGTCCACGTCTCGGCCGACCGCTCCCGGGTGAGCGTCGTGAGCCTGCCGCGGGACAGCTACGCGGTGGTGCCCGAGCACACCGACCCCGCCACCAGGAAGCGCTACCCCGCCCATCCGGTCAGGCTCAACGCGGCGTACGCCCAGGGCGG
This genomic interval carries:
- a CDS encoding TIGR03089 family protein, which translates into the protein MTASDHTPADLLRSALALEPARPLVTFYDDATGERVELSVATFANWVAKTANLLQGELSAEPGDRLALLLPAHWQSAVWLLACSSVGVLADIGGDPAGADLVVSGPDTLEQARACGGERVALALRPLGGRFPQPPAGFADYAVEVPSQGDRFVPYAPVDPDAPALAVGGTELSGAQVVDRAMHDAAGVGLAPGARLLSGRPYDSWDGLSTGLYAPLAAGASVVLCRNLGQLSDGDLEKRVESERVTHSVAH
- a CDS encoding nucleotidyltransferase family protein; this encodes MTEAILLVGGKGTRLRPLTVNTPKPMVPAAGVPFLTHQLVRARAAGVDHIVLATSYLAEVFEPYFGDGSALGLHLEYVTEEEPLGTGGAIRNVAERLHSGPDEPVLIFNGDILTGLDIEALVTTHETSGADVSLHLTRVEDPRAFGLVPTDVTGRVTAFLEKPQTPEEIVTDQINAGAYVFTRSVIDTIPAGRPVSVERETFPGLLGSGAHLQGMVDSTYWLDLGTPQAFVRGSADLVLGHAPSPAVPGRCGEGLILDSATVAPDAKVTGGTVIGAGAVVGEGARIDGSTVLDHAVVEPGAVVTDSLIGAGARIGARSVLTGAVIGDGARVGADNELRAGIRIWCGAVLPDGSVRFSSDQ
- a CDS encoding DNA-3-methyladenine glycosylase family protein; this translates as MAGRFIARAPGQYSPVDLALVLGVLRRGPWDPTYRTTPDGAVWRASRTPQGPGTLRITVDGAEAWGPGADWLLAGLPGLLGELDDPSDFVPRHRLVADAHRRRPHLRLCRTGLVLESLIPSVLEQKVTADEAYRAWRRLLRASGTPAPGPAPEHMYVMPDPRGWSLIPSWEWHRAGVDNKRASTILRAVRVARRLEEATAMAPADAARRLELIPGIGPWTSAETLQRAIGAPDAVTVGDLHLPGIVGYALTGRRGVDDDGMLELLEPYAGQRHRAVRLILLTGRVPQRRTPKMPRTDIARL
- a CDS encoding LCP family protein — translated: MDADVTDSAGTPDDEPQTDAQDTDPSSAAPEPPNRRKRHWVRWAALGVAFLVLVAAGAGWWFYNKLDHNIRTDNTATAELRAYEKERPAPVANGAENILLIGSDSRAGDNKKYGRDEGSQRSDTTILLHLSTDKKNATAVSLPRDLMSHVPSCITANKTRTKKQFVQFNWAYEFGGTACTVRTVENMTGIRIDHYMVVDFNGFKGMVDAVDGVEVCLKKPVDDKDAHLKLPAGRQTLNGEQALGYVRVRHSIGNGSDTERMQRQQEFLGSLVKKVQSNGVLLNPTRLYPVLDAATKSLTTDPGLDTLKDLYDLTRRLRGIPTDRVQFLTVPREPYTANRNRDQLVQPDANRLFKRLRDDDPVTVTKGSTGTFAGTPGAESTAGAAGAGGKGKPSPSPQATFPGTNAAAAACG
- a CDS encoding N-acetylmuramoyl-L-alanine amidase, which translates into the protein MTASVLSASIAVACAAALALPTAAPAGAVTPRADSPATTFPGSTQSLRLNPVSADRSTDTSATAGLSRQKVKPFSLVGVVWSDKNAHLNGTVQVRTRPVGSTAWTGWQSVQAQNDGHAPDPATAEAESSAVRGSTAPLWVGNSDAVQVRVRAKAPTGSTRAAEPLPKGLRLDLVDPGPDPKPKPKPQPADPTAADPTASDPTATEPTATDPTAADPTAADPTAADPTAADPTAADPTAARPHTAGSKTATQPDPTELPALSKEATVAELESTGAKAGPYVAPRPRIVTRQGWGADESVRESGFSYTDTVKVAFVHHTATGNNYTCEQAPALLRSMYRYHVKSLGWRDIGYNFAIDKCGTIYEGRAGGVTKPVMGAHTLGFNADSTGVAVIGTFTSTEPSAAAVTALSRFTAWKLGLTGADPEGKATLVSDGGNRYDKGTEAELNVISGHRDGFATECPGAKLYDKLGEIRTAAARYQGR
- a CDS encoding glycosyltransferase family 2 protein — translated: MDATPATPATPAVSVIMPVLNEERHLRNSVRHILEQEYDGEMEVVIAIGPSSDRTEEIAAELVREDPRVHTVANPTGRTPAALNAAIKASSHPVVVRVDGHGMLSPNYIATAVRLLEETGAMNVGGIMHAEGENAWEDAVAAAMTSKIGVGNAAFHTGGRAAPAETVYLGVFRREALEQQGGYNEEFIRAQDWELNFRIREAGGLIWFSPELRVQYRPRPSVRALAKQYKDYGRWRHVVARYHEGSINLRYLAPPTAVCAIAAGIVVGAAVTPWAFLVPAGYAAAIVAGSLPAGKGLPAKARVQIPVALATMHMCWGFGFLTSPRALARKVIASRRPAVRTAV
- a CDS encoding LCP family protein, with the protein product MDAHSRGRDDIDPADQWVLNPETGNYELRLNPSGPQSGDRSPSGSEPATGRTRRRDSLPEQSSRRRSQQQSPPQSPRRDVPGQRSRRAGGNGQDGGPGSGPQTAAGRRKRKQQKSRRKKALMWTGGVTAFVLVGGSVATYLLYEHFNNNINKIDVVGGTSGSTKDRAVNILLIGTDKRTGKGNEGYGDKGSVGHADTNILFHVSKDRTNATALSIPRDLITDIPDCQVKQPDGSTRTIPGTPQVRFNTSLGQDDRDPGCTMKTVKAITGLTVDHFMMADFNAIKTLSTAVGGVDVCVAHPVDDKESHLKLPAGTSKVEGEQALAFVRTRHSFGNQGDLDRIKVQQQFLGSLIRKMTSGDTLTSPSKLYSLANAATKALTVDSGIGSIDRLKSLALDLKSVNPKNVTFTTLPVLDNPAEKVHATVVVNHAQADPLFSMMRDDVSLTEVKKEKKAAAGKQEALLKGSQANASDVRVKVLNGGAQPGSAQTTLTWLQNTEGVLKSENGGNYKPDLAKTTLTYAPNQADQARKLADIMGLPASALKPGTKDSVGLTPMTLVLGADFKAAGTPIAAPTKAPADIQKVEADKSICAR
- a CDS encoding LCP family protein, which encodes MGQSSTRGEGTRPRSPGAGQLGWDESLYKQEGARPSPAGPGGGGGSHRQQTSRRRARRGKRRILRWVAGAAALLIIGTAGAGYLYYRHLNGNLQKSALNLGDHQAPKPTANAAGQTPLNILLIGSDARDSKENQKLGGAKNTFGGTPLADVQMLLHLSADRSNMSVVSLPRDTVLKIPKCTDEQGKTYQATGWTLANESLGRGGPGCTVATWESLTGIHIDHFMKIDFSGVVSMADAIGGVPVCVDANVYSHTHDGHGSGLKLKKGTTSVKGQQALQWLRTRYGFWPDTDVVRTKAQHEYMNSMVRRLREGTKLTDPGKLIDLAEAATNALKVDTGIDTGKKLYDLAGELQKVPTSRITMTTMPNVNSVRPGFEQKVDPKPGDADKLFAMVRNDTPLDGKGSKKKPAEKVSKDPAAPKGDIGITVRNGTAGDGGLPSKGRAGEIATLLTGQGFSRAVADQTLDPQKNTEVLFPSADLEGDAQAVAKALGVPLKSAKKSTQVTGVTVVVGSDWRTGTVYPKSTADDGKTPESANALRGDDKSACMHVDPAYTW